The following are encoded in a window of Labrus bergylta chromosome 16, fLabBer1.1, whole genome shotgun sequence genomic DNA:
- the arl16 gene encoding ADP-ribosylation factor-like protein 16 isoform X2 — MQCELGTPPSTLPTVGTNLTDLTLKKKKVTLRELGGCMGPIWPSYFKDCSSVIFMVDSSNIAQISSSCIQLLSVLSAEPLCRAPALIVFNKRDMPCSMSLTEMKSLFRMDDIIASASQPITTLELSARTGQGLQEVLTWLECTTVK; from the exons ATGCAGT GTGAATTGGGGACACCTCCTTCTACTCTGCCTACA GTAGGGACGAACCTGACTGACctgacactgaagaagaagaaagtgacaTTAAGAGAGCTGGGGGGCTGCATGGGCCCTATTTGGCCAAGTTACTTCAAAGACTGCTCCTCTGTGATT TTCATGGTGGACTCATCCAACATTGCTCAGATATCCTCCTCCTGTATCCAGCTGCTGTCAGTGCTCTCTGCTGAGCCTCTTTGCAGAGCCCCAGCGCTTATTGTCTTCAATAAAAG GGACATGCCTTGCTCTATGAGCCTTACAGAGATGAAGTCTCTGTTCAGAATGGATGACATCATTGCATCTGCTTCTCAACCAATCACAACACTGGAACTCAGTGCTCGCACTGGACAGGGACTCCAGGAGGTGCTGACTTGGTTAGAGTGCACCACAGTGAAGTGA
- the znf750 gene encoding zinc finger protein 750, producing METAQERKPKRPHYIPRPPGKPFKYQCFQCPFTCNEKSHLFNHMKYNLCKNSISLMSQKCGPTARQAKAVAKEVPLKSKDCPSPTPETLKNSPEKGGAEENRAESRDDTEEVEEVDVGRDSPFIKDSSLTKSNTDTERENNESIEAKSLPRPSAFYAVTPKNDSTEAFKTPVQQSEDSPASVPSFNHPGFSWGKISSSLPLKPFPPPIVPEYSPYLLPERSLYPPYYLSGNHNVSESNSSSLQPQFLDPQRPVVPQPIAPPHLFPPYPYRYCQPLSAGPPLHYTLYRPHELSMAITGPRYIPLELYGPTLGPKDYEIYMHSHPSYNSLNISTQEEKNHVQSGDKETRLSPKEGCSALGSPDRPSHAHIIQRDADGRHHTDIGMSQTTTQIGHTDNAVQPTEPDERREESAESLLQLRTLHVNGGSPESRTCPPMSVSEPFPQTTSEKNTEASREDLTPLNLSMRNQERENSSSDSRLRCSDIEELKSADTPLNLSLRASCNSPACGSALGTSEDPELGSDAEQEEEPFDQRQTAALALCQLAIASSAASSCDFSTADELSEAKRPDSPKKTKHITKTKATGMKRASSGQAESNCHKQKKRAKAAGRALRRRPRCC from the exons ATGGAAACTGCTCAGGAACGCAAACCAAAAAGGCCACACTACATTCCCCGGCCGCCAGGCAAGCCCTTCAAGTACCAGTGTTTCCAGTGTCCTTTCACCTGCAATGAGAAGTCCCATCTCTTTAACCACATGAAATACAACTTGTGTAAAAACTCCATCTCCCTGATGTCACAGAAATGCGGGCCGACGGCCCGACAGGCCAAGGCTGTGGCAAAAGAAGTCCCTTTAAAATCAAAGGATTGTCCAAGCCCCACACCAGAAACTCTGAAAAACAGCCCTGAGAAAGGGGGAGCCGAGGAGAACAGAGCTGAGAGCAGAGACGACActgaagaagtagaagaagtagATGTCGGGCGTGATAGTCCGTTCATTAAGGACAGCAGTCTGACAAaatcaaatacagacacagagagagagaacaacgaGAGCATTGAGGCCAAGTCTCTACCCCGCCCTTCTGCCTTCTATGCTGTCACACCCAAAAATGACAGCACAGAAGCCTTCAAGACACCTGTGCAGCAGTCAGAAGATTCACCAGCTTCTGTTCCCTCTTTCAACCACCCAGGCTTCTCATGGGGAAAAATTTCATCATCTCTCCCCTTGAAACCATTCCCTCCTCCGATTGTTCCAGAATACTCCCCTTATCTCCTGCCTGAACGGTCGCTGTACCCACCATACTACCTCTCAGGAAACCATAACGTCAGTGAGTCAAACTCATCTTCTTTACAACCACAGTTCCTGGATCCACAGAGGCCTGTAGTACCACAACCAATTGCTCCACCTCACCTCTTTCCCCCGTACCCATACAGATACTGCCAACCTCTTAGTGCAGGCCCCCCTCTACATTACACCCTGTACAGACCCCATGAGCTTTCTATGGCAATTACAGGACCCAGATATATACCTTTGGAGTTGTACGGCCCAACACTTGGGCCTAAAGATTATGAAATATACATGCATTCACATCCCAGCTACAACAGCCTCAACATATCCACACAAGAAGAGAAGAACCATGTGCAAAGCGGAGACAAGGAAACCAGGCTAAGTCCTAAAGAGGGCTGTTCAGCCTTGGGGTCCCCTGACAGACCAAGTCATGCCCACATAATCCAGAGAGATGCAGATGGTCGCCACCACACCGACATAGGTATGTCACAGACAACCACCCAAATAGGACACACAGATAATGCTGTGCAACCCACTGAACCTGACGAGAGACGCGAGGAGTCTGCAGAAAGCTTGCTGCAGTTAAGAACCCTACATGTAAACGGAGG ATCACCTGAGAGTCGCACGTGTCCCCCTATGTCAGTCTCTGAGCCTTTTCCGCAGACAACATCAGAAAAGAATACTGAGGCCAGCAGAGAAGATCTGACACCTCTCAACCTCTCGATgagaaatcaggagagagaaaacagttCATCTGACAGTAGACTGAGGTGCTCTGACATCGAGGAATTAAAGTCAGCGGATACACCTCTGAACCTCAGCCTGCGTGCCTCTTGCAATAGCCCAGCATGTGGCTCTGCCCTGGGCACTTCAGAGGACCCTGAGCTGGGGTCAGACGCTGAGCAGGAAGAGGAACCATTTGACCAAAGGCAGACTGCAGCACTAGCGCTGTGTCAGCTAGCCATCGCAAGCTCTGCTGCCTCGTCATGTGACTTCAGCACTGCAGATGAGCTCTCAGAGGCTAAAAGGCCTGACTCTCCAAAAAAGACCAAACACATAACTAAGACTAAAGCAACCGGCATGAAAAGAGCAAGTAGTGGTCAGGCTGAAAGCAACTgccataaacaaaaaaagagagcaaaagCAGCAGGGCGTGCTCTGAGGAGGAGGCCTCGATGCTGCTAA
- the fn3krp gene encoding ketosamine-3-kinase, which yields MEDKLRKELGTTMLKSTGHSGGGCISEGQSYDTDTGRVFVKINHKSEAKLMFDGEMASLEAISKTETVKVPKPVKVIELDTRGCVFVMEHLDMRGLTKYSKHLGENLADLHIHNKKQLEKLNKEKQTVGKGAGQSEVTVFEKFGFGVTTCCGYLPQENEWEEDWVTFFSRHRLQQQLNMVEKSYGDREARELWAELQRKIPQCFTDVEIVPALLHGDLWGGNVAECADGPVIFDPASFYGHSEYELGIAGMFGGFNSSFYSAYHEKIPKAPGFAQRNQLYQLFHYLNHWNHFGGGYRGSSVKIMKSLLK from the exons ATGGAAGATAAGTTGAGGAAGGAGTTGGGGACAACCATGCTGAAGTCAACGGGCCACTCAGGAGGAGGATGCATCAGCGAGGGCCAGAGTTATGATACTGACACTGGAAGAGTGTTTGTGAAGATAAATCACAAGAGTGAg gccaaaTTGATGTTTGATGGGGAAATGGCCAGCTTGGAAGCAATTTCAAAGACAGAAACTGTGAAAGTGCCCAAGCCTGTGAAGGTGATTGAGCTTGACACAAGAGGATGCGTGTTCGTAATGGAACATCTTGACATGCGAGGTCTCACCAA GTACTCAAAGCACCTGGGAGAGAATCTGGCAGATCTGCACATTCACAACAAGAAACAACTTGaaaagttaaataaagagaAGCAGACAGTAG GGAAAGGAGCTGGGCAGTCAGAGGTGACAGTATTTGAAAAATTTGGCTTCGGTGTAACTACATGCTGTGGATATCTgccacag GAGAATGAGTGGGAGGAGGACTGGGTGACATTTTTCTCCAGGCACAGGCTGCAGCAACAGCTTAACATGGTGGAGAAATCCTATGGAGACAGGGAGGCCAGAGAACTATGGGCAGAACTACAG agGAAGATCCCCCAGTGTTTCACAGATGTTGAGATCGTCCCTGCTCTTCTCCATGGAGACTTATGGGGTGGCAATGTGGCAGAGTGTGCAGATGGCCCAGTCATCTTCGATCCAGCGTCCTTCTATGGACATTCAGAGTATGAGCTGGGTATTGCAGGGATGTTCGGTGGCTTCAACAGCTCTTTTTACTCTGCCTACCACGAAAAGATACCTAAAGCACCAGGCTTTGCACAGAGGAACCAGCTCTACCAACTCTTCCACTATCTGAATCACTGGAACCACTTTGGTGGTGGTTACAGGGGCTCTTCAGTAAAGATTATGAAGAGTCTACTGAAATAA
- the arl16 gene encoding ADP-ribosylation factor-like protein 16 isoform X1: MNNNDICLLLGATSVGKTLLLKRLQNLNLHGLGELGTPPSTLPTVGTNLTDLTLKKKKVTLRELGGCMGPIWPSYFKDCSSVIFMVDSSNIAQISSSCIQLLSVLSAEPLCRAPALIVFNKRDMPCSMSLTEMKSLFRMDDIIASASQPITTLELSARTGQGLQEVLTWLECTTVK; encoded by the exons ATGAACAACAATGACATTTGTCTGCTTCTCGGGGCGACTAGTGTCGGAAAAACGTTGTTGTTGAAACGTCTACAAA ACCTCAATTTGCATGGATTAGGTGAATTGGGGACACCTCCTTCTACTCTGCCTACA GTAGGGACGAACCTGACTGACctgacactgaagaagaagaaagtgacaTTAAGAGAGCTGGGGGGCTGCATGGGCCCTATTTGGCCAAGTTACTTCAAAGACTGCTCCTCTGTGATT TTCATGGTGGACTCATCCAACATTGCTCAGATATCCTCCTCCTGTATCCAGCTGCTGTCAGTGCTCTCTGCTGAGCCTCTTTGCAGAGCCCCAGCGCTTATTGTCTTCAATAAAAG GGACATGCCTTGCTCTATGAGCCTTACAGAGATGAAGTCTCTGTTCAGAATGGATGACATCATTGCATCTGCTTCTCAACCAATCACAACACTGGAACTCAGTGCTCGCACTGGACAGGGACTCCAGGAGGTGCTGACTTGGTTAGAGTGCACCACAGTGAAGTGA